The following is a genomic window from Malus sylvestris chromosome 12, drMalSylv7.2, whole genome shotgun sequence.
actataccgtaatactaagtagcTGTTCCGCACATAATCTTGAACGTATTGGTtgacgcttccgcacaacaCTTCCTACAAAGGAGCACTCAAAGAAAAATCCAATACAGCATTCCAATATGCTAATAATTTTGGACGATCAAAATTTGCAACCTAAAGATATATCTATCTTGTTCCCTTTATCCTTCCTACACTTTCCAACACAGCTAAGAGTAAGAGTTGTAATAATGCAAACCCGATGTACAACCTAAAATTACGATAGGAGAtgaaaaaaatacatatttgTACGTCGTGTATGCCAACCGAATTACTATCGTGCAGTTGGCCGGGCGATAGACTCATCGATCGACAATAAATTGTCATTTCTGCCAAGATCCAGGGAACCTGTGTCCAAGGAAGAAGGGATTGAATTCTTTGATACATCTGAGGAACCTTCTCTTACTGCTGCAGCATCCCTTTCCACTGAGATTGCATCTTGAATTTCCTTGAGAACTTCTGAAATGGACGGCCTCATAAATCCGTGCGCTTGAACACACATTAAGGCTTTTTCGGCTATCTTCCACATTGACTGGATGTTGTATTCGCCATCCAGCGAGGGGTCGATTATTCCTTGAATGTTGCCATTCTCAATGTGTAATTTTGCCTGTGACAACCATTTTCACAGGTAAGAAAGGGAGCAACTCACAATGATGGTAATTCTAGGGATTATGCCAATGTTAATACTTTCAGTATTAGTACTGATCAAAAGTTTACGGCAAGTgatcaaaaatttcaaatacttCATTGCAATGCAAAGCAAACTACACTTACCCATTGCACTATGCTACGGCAGTTAACACCAAAGTGTTTATTAGAAATCGCTTCTTGACCTGATATCAGCTCAAGAAGAACGACACCGAAACTATAAACGTCACTCTTGTCTGTCAACTGCTGGGAGATGTAATACCTGAACACCAATGAGAACAAAGAAGTCATTTTAACACTCAGAAATATGGggtaaaaaccaaaattgtaAAACAGTGCTTATAACTATTGTGCCATCACTACAAACCGATCTCCTAAAGCGTTGACAACTTATAACACAAATTAATTACTAACTGGAGCACTCTACCAAAGCCATTCAGCACTTAACAATCACATGACAACAAGGCAGTAACATGTTTATTATTTAACTTATCTCAATGATGGCAGATTTGATCTCAAcgaaaaacataaacttttatGGAAAAGAAGGCCTTACTCGGGATCCAGATACCCTACAGTGCCCCGAACTTTGCTTGACACATGGGATGCTCCGTCAACTTCAAGTTTGGAAAGACCAAAATCTGAAACCTTTGCTCTCATGTGTTTGTCAATTAGAATGTTGCTGCTTTTCAAATCTCTATGAATGATAGCTGGAACACAGCCTGTGTGAAGGTATTCGATTCCTGAACAACCACGAGAAAGACCATGTATAAATTTAATATACCAAGGAAGAAGCACTTTTTGCTGCTGCTTAAATTGAAAAGAAGTAATAACTAACAAGAACTTTCTAGCGTATTAGACCTTTTGCAGCATCTTCAGCAATCTCAAGGCGCTTGATCCAATTGATACTCTGTTTGTGTGTTAATGGGCCTACGAACAATTCAAAACTCGTTAGCCGTCCAAATTTCAATAGATTCCATCAACAAGAAGCAAACTTACCATAAAGATGTTCCTTGAGGGTTCCATTATGCATGAACTCGTAGATCAGCATACTTGTTCCATCCTCTTGGCAATACCCAAGAAACTGTACCAGGTTTCTGTGATGTATCCTTGAAAGAAGAGTCACCTAGATGATATCGAAGCATGTGTCAGTCCACACAGTTCCAAGTTTTGATGTCCAACAGTAATACATGAACCCAAAGTGACAGGATAGGACAACAATTATGAAACCAAATTTCTTTTATGAATGCTCTTCAACAATAGAAGGGGACAGCACGGAAATTTTAAAAAGATTCGTTTTTTCCATTTAGTTTCCAGAAAAGTTGCAAAATCACAATATTATCTGATTTACGGCTAAATATTTCTTCCTAAATTGGTAGAGGTTTCCAACCAGTCATTTGCCACTAGTTTACATTTCAAAATTCATATGCAAGGagaatttaatgaatttttcgaccccaagaaaaagaagaatcaTCAACAGTTCAATAAATAGAAAGATACAAACAGGCACACAGTACCAAACAGACAGGGTTGAGCAtcctaaaagaaagaaaaagcaacctgaaatgtaaaaatatgtaAAAGATGTCCAATAATTCAAAAACTAACCTCATTTGAAAATTCTCGCTTTCCCTGGTAGGAATTACTCGTTAGAACTTTGACCGCAATTTCCTTTTCATCCTTCATTTTACCGTAGTAAACAACTCCAAAACCTCCCGAACCTATTTTCTTCTCAAACTTTCTGGTAGCCTCTTCAATTTCAGAGTAGGAGAAGCAGTGTGCAGATTCATTAGGAGCATCACTCTTAGAAGAATGTATTCCTTGCGCAGGTTGATTCCCAAGTTGGTCTGTAGCGAGTTAGAATAATGTCATTGCATTCAAGCAAACTGAAAATTAGGAGAAACAAAAACCATGTAAACCTCAAATTTGTTTCAGACTCATACCATGCTTGTAAACTTTCTTCCTTCGCTTGCGTAAAAGTACACAAGATACAATAGTAGCTATGACCAACACAGCAGCCCCAACTGATGTACCAATAACAATGTTATTGCTGCTCCCGCTTGTTTTCCCTTTCCGCAGATTAACATTTCCAGCGTAGCTGTCAGGAGACAACATAGAAGAGCGAAGATAAATACATTGGCGTAAGTCCTAGACAAGGCCCCGATGACTAGAatagagagagcgagagatTTGATGAATCAAGATAAAGATGTACTCGGGTATACTATACAATATACAGGATGAAGGATATAATTTAAGACGTGTACTTACTCTAGGACACTCCGATTTTTACTATAAATGAAGCAGATAAATATAAGGCAAGGTTTACACTGATTTTAAGCTCTAGAATTTACTTATGATTTTGTTCTTATGCTCTTCAGTTTTATCTGCAAAAAGTGATACTCACTTCATATTAACCACTTTATCGAGAAGACTTGATGGCACAGTTCCGGTTAACATATTATTTTGCACATACCTGCAACATCAGATTCGCCTAGATTAAGATCTTATATAAAAAACAGCATGTCAGACATTgattagaaaaaaatgaaaaataaaaacaaaatgagcAGCATAAAAAATTTCACGGGGTTACTTATTTTCCAAGTTCTGAATCATAATAATcgtctattttcttttttctcaaaTAGACACAGAATGTTTGGTGCAATGTATCTTAGACTATCTTTACATATGCAAATGTACAACTACAAAATTACCGTTAGACAACACATCTGAAAACTTAAACGATTAGGGAATGACACAAAATGTAGTTCCTGCTAACATCTTATTTCATGTGTAGCCTCTTGTCCATAGAGATGCAGATAGAGAGAGGTATAACTTATCAGACATGCTCcttgcaacaaaaaaataagaagaaactGGGGAACGGAGGTCCTGAACCCAGGTATCAAGCAACCTGAACTTCAATACCATGTTAGACAACTACTAGAGCCATAAACTTAAGTTGTTAAGAATGAGACGGCAATATATAACATTGATTACAACACTGGCACCCACTCATTGAAGGTCTTTTAAGCAGAAAGAACAACTGCCACAgtctcacacacatttttttccttcaatttaaaGTAAACTACATGTGAGTCCCGGAAAACTTACAGTTCCTTCAAACTTGGTAGGTTCGTGAAAGAGGAGAGTCCGCCCGTCAACTGATTGTTCTCAAGATGACTGTATAATGCAAAGCTATTTTATTAGTATTAGCTCTTTAAAAAGCATTGTTAGAATAAGTGAGATCACTTACATGATCTTCAAGTCCACACATCCAGTGAAATCAGGTATTGTACCAGTCAGTGAGTTCCCGTCAAGCCATCTGTAATTGGAACACAAATATTAACGACACTAAAAAGAACAAGTTTTATAAAACTAAATTTGAAAACACTCAATACCATTCAGAAATACAAGAATGCAAAATGAAACTTACAACTCTTGTAAACTGCTCAACTTTGTCAAGTCTGAAGGGAGATTCCCAGTAATATTCTTACTAGATAATTTTCTGCCAAGCAAAGGGATACAAAAGCACTTGTCAGCTCCGAACTACATACCTATGCAGAAGCAGTAGTAATTCATACAATAACTTTAACTAGAAAAATATAAGCTATACATTTTAACTACTCTTGGTTGTGGATCTGAGTTACACTCAACCCAAGACCATGGAACTGGGAGGCATGGATCACCGCCTTCCAAAGTCCAATCTGACGATGagtagtgtgaaacaaaactagAAATAACAGCTCCTGAAAATCATGCAAACCAAGTATCACATATAACAGGAAAGATTCAAAAGATTTTTTTTCAGGGAATGATGAACAAGGGCATGCGCTTAATAGCGATAAATCATGCAAAATTAGCAGTAAACATCATAGCATCAAGGGAGAAGAGAAGCCATAAGCCATCCAGATACTACTGGGGAACTTACTATCTTGAGAACCATCATTTATTTCCAGATATTTATTTATCTCCATTGCATTCAAGAGCGGTCCCCTGGAAGAATCGGCTGTTTTGGCAAATTTAAATGATAATACAAACGGAAGGGATAAGTTTGTAAACCCTGGTTCATAGAGACGATATTTTCCGTGAGCGTTTTCTTCAATATTAACAACAGGTATGCTGAGTTCAGTATTTCCTGGAAGTACTAGCCTAAACTTTCTAGACTCATCTTCAGCTAAATCTTCAATTTCTGCTAAGTAGGTGTATGCCCATCCAAAACCAGGAAAACCATCCAGGTTCAGCCGGTAAGTCAGAGTTCCATTTGTGCCAACTACAGCTGTCTGCATAACTTTTTCGGGTGGCCTGTCATCCCCATTAATGTCAATTGGCAACTTGGTTGACACTTTTTTGGTTCCAGCAGCAATGTCGACGAGGTAATTCGCTTTCTTGACAGAGTCTGATGTCCATATTCTATCGAAAGGGTCATCAGGATACCTGAAATTAGAATACATATCCTTCAAAACCACAAATCTTTGTCAAAGCAAAAAGAGTTCAGACTACAAACTTCCTAGCTCAGATATTCTAAATCAGGGAATATTACAAAGTTTGATCTCACAGTAGTTTGTTACATACATTTGGACCAATACCTACTTCAAGAAGTAAGCTGTGAAGCCCTCCTAAGCAGATAAACGTAGCATACCTGACTGGTGCTTCATCATCTGCACCGAAATTAATCCTGGCAGAGACACTGAGATAGAACTGTTGCTCAAACTCAGAATAGTACATGGAACCATTGAATTGTCGAAGCTCAAGAGTCGATATAAAAGGTTGTCCAGTCGTAGCATTGGATAAACATACACTGACAGTAGGACTCGTCGCCAGAAATATAAGCTCCCGCATCTCTATCGTATTGGCATCCGAAATTACAATCGAAGACCAATGGGTTGCCCCAACAGAAATGTCAAATTTGGGATAAACGTTATTGCTGTCAAAGTTCCCATACAAGAATGTCGCTCTTAGAAGGTACCTAGTCCTACTTGTGACATTCAATGTGTAACAATATTTTCTCAAATCCGCCGAAAAATGCCTCAACGTCGAGTACTGCTTCCTGGTCTTATTGGAAACAGCTATAGAGGACGTCTCGCCGAAATTGAGCCGATCAGGAGTCCACTCCACACCCAGATCATCAGTGAAAATTTCTTTACCCCCACAATCCAAACTCACAAACCCTGCTTCAAATTACACAAGGAAGGAACTTTATACAAGGAATGTGGACTAACTGAGTAAAACTAAAACATGGGTTTAAACTTGTAATCAGAGGCAGCGTTGAGGGGGAGCGAAAAGGTGCAATCGCACATGACCCTCAAATTTGAAGGGCCCCCAAAATTTTTTGGtacctatatttatatgtaatattgttatatattaaaaatatactTTTATTAGTACTTTAAAATCTTATGGTGTACTTTTTATAAGtaaattttcttctttctaaatataaaaattagaagTGCACAATAAGATAGtaggagtgtcaataacaacacCTTAAAAgcgattttcttttcaattttattatataataatgctatatattcaagtgaaactataaagttagagtttttgaattttttttttctttatttagttGCTTAAGattgaactattttttttttattttgtgtagGTTATGTTTGTAACTCTTTTGACTTATCTAATGACATTTGTAAGTCCTAActattgttttgatttaaattattattttctagtaCCAATATATTTtcctactttaaaaaaaaaataaaaactatcttAAAAATAGGCCCGTTTATAAATTTCGCACAATGTCCCCAAAATCTCAAAGACGGCCCTGCTTGTAATCATTGTCTGAATTCATTAAAACTTAAGCTAATTTTTCACTTCTAAAGTAATTTTCAGACAATTTAAGAACATGGTTTTTctaa
Proteins encoded in this region:
- the LOC126594443 gene encoding probable LRR receptor-like serine/threonine-protein kinase At1g67720 isoform X6: MYPDDPFDRIWTSDSVKKANYLVDIAAGTKKVSTKLPIDINGDDRPPEKVMQTAVVGTNGTLTYRLNLDGFPGFGWAYTYLAEIEDLAEDESRKFRLVLPGNTELSIPVVNIEENAHGKYRLYEPGFTNLSLPFVLSFKFAKTADSSRGPLLNAMEINKYLEINDGSQDRAVISSFVSHYSSSDWTLEGGDPCLPVPWSWVECNSDPQPRVVKIKLSSKNITGNLPSDLTKLSSLQELWLDGNSLTGTIPDFTGCVDLKIIHLENNQLTGGLSSFTNLPSLKELYVQNNMLTGTVPSSLLDKVVNMNYAGNVNLRKGKTSGSSNNIVIGTSVGAAVLVIATIVSCVLLRKRRKKVYKHDQLGNQPAQGIHSSKSDAPNESAHCFSYSEIEEATRKFEKKIGSGGFGVVYYGKMKDEKEIAVKVLTSNSYQGKREFSNEVTLLSRIHHRNLVQFLGYCQEDGTSMLIYEFMHNGTLKEHLYGPLTHKQSINWIKRLEIAEDAAKGIEYLHTGCVPAIIHRDLKSSNILIDKHMRAKVSDFGLSKLEVDGASHVSSKVRGTVGYLDPEYYISQQLTDKSDVYSFGVVLLELISGQEAISNKHFGVNCRSIVQWAKLHIENGNIQGIIDPSLDGEYNIQSMWKIAEKALMCVQAHGFMRPSISEVLKEIQDAISVERDAAAVREGSSDVSKNSIPSSLDTGSLDLGRNDNLLSIDESIARPTAR
- the LOC126594443 gene encoding probable LRR receptor-like serine/threonine-protein kinase At1g67720 isoform X2, which translates into the protein MEVSLLLLLLSLLLLLLLLLLVPSSAQNPGFVSLDCGGKEIFTDDLGVEWTPDRLNFGETSSIAVSNKTRKQYSTLRHFSADLRKYCYTLNVTSRTRYLLRATFLYGNFDSNNVYPKFDISVGATHWSSIVISDANTIEMRELIFLATSPTVSVCLSNATTGQPFISTLELRQFNGSMYYSEFEQQFYLSVSARINFGADDEAPVRYPDDPFDRIWTSDSVKKANYLVDIAAGTKKVSTKLPIDINGDDRPPEKVMQTAVVGTNGTLTYRLNLDGFPGFGWAYTYLAEIEDLAEDESRKFRLVLPGNTELSIPVVNIEENAHGKYRLYEPGFTNLSLPFVLSFKFAKTADSSRGPLLNAMEINKYLEINDGSQDRAVISSFVSHYSSSDWTLEGGDPCLPVPWSWVECNSDPQPRVVKIKLSSKNITGNLPSDLTKLSSLQELWLDGNSLTGTIPDFTGCVDLKIIHLENNQLTGGLSSFTNLPSLKELYVQNNMLTGTVPSSLLDKVVNMNYAGNVNLRKGKTSGSSNNIVIGTSVGAAVLVIATIVSCVLLRKRRKKVYKHDQLGNQPAQGIHSSKSDAPNESAHCFSYSEIEEATRKFEKKIGSGGFGVVYYGKMKDEKEIAVKVLTSNSYQGKREFSNEVTLLSRIHHRNLVQFLGYCQEDGTSMLIYEFMHNGTLKEHLYGPLTHKQSINWIKRLEIAEDAAKGIEYLHTGCVPAIIHRDLKSSNILIDKHMRAKVSDFGLSKLEVDGASHVSSKVRGTVGYLDPEYYISQQLTDKSDVYSFGVVLLELISGQEAISNKHFGVNCRSIVQWAKLHIENGNIQGIIDPSLDGEYNIQSMWKIAEKALMCVQAHGFMRPSISEVLKEIQDAISVERDAAAVREGSSDVSKNSIPSSLDTGSLDLGRNDNLLSIDESIARPTAR
- the LOC126594443 gene encoding probable LRR receptor-like serine/threonine-protein kinase At1g67720 isoform X7; translation: MYPDDPFDRIWTSDSVKKANYLVDIAAGTKKVSTKLPIDINGDDRPPEKVMQTAVVGTNGTLTYRLNLDGFPGFGWAYTYLAEIEDLAEDESRKFRLVLPGNTELSIPVVNIEENAHGKYRLYEPGFTNLSLPFVLSFKFAKTADSSRGPLLNAMEINKYLEINDGSQDRAVISSFVSHYSSSDWTLEGGDPCLPVPWSWVECNSDPQPRVVKIKLSSKNITGNLPSDLTKLSSLQELWLDGNSLTGTIPDFTGCVDLKIIHLENNQLTGGLSSFTNLPSLKELYVQNNMLTGTVPSSLLDKVVNMNYAGNVNLRKGKTSGSSNNIVIGTSVGAAVLVIATIVSCVLLRKRRKKVYKHDQLGNQPAQGIHSSKSDAPNESAHCFSYSEIEEATRKFEKKIGSGGFGVVYYGKMKDEKEIAVKVLTSNSYQGKREFSNEVTLLSRIHHRNLVQFLGYCQEDGTSMLIYEFMHNGTLKEHLYGPLTHKQSINWIKRLEIAEDAAKGIEYLHTGCVPAIIHRDLKSSNILIDKHMRAKVSDFGLSKLEVDGASHVSSKVRGTVGYLDPEYYISQQLTDKSDVYSFGVVLLELISGQEAISNKHFGVNCRSIVQWAKLHIENGNIQGIIDPSLDGEYNIQSMWKIAEKALMCVQAHGFMRPSISEVLKEIQDAISVERDAAAVREGSSDVSKNSIPSSLDTGSLDLGRNDNLLSIDESIARPTAR
- the LOC126594443 gene encoding probable LRR receptor-like serine/threonine-protein kinase At1g67720 isoform X1; translated protein: MEVSLLLLLLSLLLLLLLLLLVPSSAQNPAGFVSLDCGGKEIFTDDLGVEWTPDRLNFGETSSIAVSNKTRKQYSTLRHFSADLRKYCYTLNVTSRTRYLLRATFLYGNFDSNNVYPKFDISVGATHWSSIVISDANTIEMRELIFLATSPTVSVCLSNATTGQPFISTLELRQFNGSMYYSEFEQQFYLSVSARINFGADDEAPVRYPDDPFDRIWTSDSVKKANYLVDIAAGTKKVSTKLPIDINGDDRPPEKVMQTAVVGTNGTLTYRLNLDGFPGFGWAYTYLAEIEDLAEDESRKFRLVLPGNTELSIPVVNIEENAHGKYRLYEPGFTNLSLPFVLSFKFAKTADSSRGPLLNAMEINKYLEINDGSQDRAVISSFVSHYSSSDWTLEGGDPCLPVPWSWVECNSDPQPRVVKIKLSSKNITGNLPSDLTKLSSLQELWLDGNSLTGTIPDFTGCVDLKIIHLENNQLTGGLSSFTNLPSLKELYVQNNMLTGTVPSSLLDKVVNMNYAGNVNLRKGKTSGSSNNIVIGTSVGAAVLVIATIVSCVLLRKRRKKVYKHDQLGNQPAQGIHSSKSDAPNESAHCFSYSEIEEATRKFEKKIGSGGFGVVYYGKMKDEKEIAVKVLTSNSYQGKREFSNEVTLLSRIHHRNLVQFLGYCQEDGTSMLIYEFMHNGTLKEHLYGPLTHKQSINWIKRLEIAEDAAKGIEYLHTGCVPAIIHRDLKSSNILIDKHMRAKVSDFGLSKLEVDGASHVSSKVRGTVGYLDPEYYISQQLTDKSDVYSFGVVLLELISGQEAISNKHFGVNCRSIVQWAKLHIENGNIQGIIDPSLDGEYNIQSMWKIAEKALMCVQAHGFMRPSISEVLKEIQDAISVERDAAAVREGSSDVSKNSIPSSLDTGSLDLGRNDNLLSIDESIARPTAR
- the LOC126594443 gene encoding probable LRR receptor-like serine/threonine-protein kinase At1g67720 isoform X5 — its product is MEVSLLLLSLLLLLVPSSAQMPGFVSLDCGGKEIFTDDLGVEWTPDRLNFGETSSIAVSNKTRKQYSTLRHFSADLRKYCYTLNVTSRTRYLLRATFLYGNFDSNNVYPKFDISVGATHWSSIVISDANTIEMRELIFLATSPTVSVCLSNATTGQPFISTLELRQFNGSMYYSEFEQQFYLSVSARINFGADDEAPVRYPDDPFDRIWTSDSVKKANYLVDIAAGTKKVSTKLPIDINGDDRPPEKVMQTAVVGTNGTLTYRLNLDGFPGFGWAYTYLAEIEDLAEDESRKFRLVLPGNTELSIPVVNIEENAHGKYRLYEPGFTNLSLPFVLSFKFAKTADSSRGPLLNAMEINKYLEINDGSQDRAVISSFVSHYSSSDWTLEGGDPCLPVPWSWVECNSDPQPRVVKIKLSSKNITGNLPSDLTKLSSLQELWLDGNSLTGTIPDFTGCVDLKIIHLENNQLTGGLSSFTNLPSLKELYVQNNMLTGTVPSSLLDKVVNMNYAGNVNLRKGKTSGSSNNIVIGTSVGAAVLVIATIVSCVLLRKRRKKVYKHDQLGNQPAQGIHSSKSDAPNESAHCFSYSEIEEATRKFEKKIGSGGFGVVYYGKMKDEKEIAVKVLTSNSYQGKREFSNEVTLLSRIHHRNLVQFLGYCQEDGTSMLIYEFMHNGTLKEHLYGPLTHKQSINWIKRLEIAEDAAKGIEYLHTGCVPAIIHRDLKSSNILIDKHMRAKVSDFGLSKLEVDGASHVSSKVRGTVGYLDPEYYISQQLTDKSDVYSFGVVLLELISGQEAISNKHFGVNCRSIVQWAKLHIENGNIQGIIDPSLDGEYNIQSMWKIAEKALMCVQAHGFMRPSISEVLKEIQDAISVERDAAAVREGSSDVSKNSIPSSLDTGSLDLGRNDNLLSIDESIARPTAR